In Zingiber officinale cultivar Zhangliang chromosome 8B, Zo_v1.1, whole genome shotgun sequence, a single genomic region encodes these proteins:
- the LOC122015490 gene encoding ubiquitin fusion degradation protein 1 homolog has product MLFGGFNYHGNSFEQSYLCYPASFIDKPQLEMGDKIIMPPSALDRLASLHIDYPMLFELHNGATERVSHCGVLEFIAEEGMIYMPYWMMQNLLLQEGDIVRVKNATLPKGTYVKLQPHTKDFLDISNPKAILETTLRNFSCLTTGDSIMVAYNNKKYYIDIIETKPSSAISIIETDCEVDFAPPLDYKEPERPQASVPTSKKVEQAHEPQNEAEVERKFTAFTGFGRRLDGKPAKEVFSSDSSPMQDKKSETASSTKPISPSTSEASTSRQTKGKLVFGSNANRAPKEGQVAPKETKEPAKEEEPKFQPFTGKKYSLKG; this is encoded by the exons ATG CTCTTTGGAGGATTTAATTACCATGGGAATTCATTTGAGCAGTCTTACCTTTGCTATCCAGCTTCATTCATTGATAAG CCTCAACTGGAGATGGGGGATAAAA TCATAATGCCACCCTCTGCTCTTGACCGTCTTG CTTCTTTACATATTGATTATCCGATGTTATTTGAGTTGCACAATGGTGCAACAGAAAGAGTTTCTCACTGTGGTGTTCTAGAATTTATAGCAGAAGAAGGAATGATATACATGCCATATTGG ATGATGCAAAATTTACTTCTGCAAGAGGGAGATATTGTCCGTGTCAAAAATGCAACCCTCCCAAAGGGTACATATGTGAAGCTGCAGCCTCATACAAAAGACTTTCTGGATATTTCAAACCCCAAGGCTAT CTTGGAAACAACTTTAAGAAACTTCTCTTGTTTGACGACCGGTGACAGTATAATGGTAGCATACAACAATAAGAAATACTACATAGATATAATCGAAACAAAGCCCTCATCTGCAATCAGCATTATTGAGACCGACTGTGAGGTTGATTTTGCACCGCCTCTTGATTATAAAGAACCAGAGCGGCCACAAGCTTCTGTACCTACAAGCAAAAAAGTGGAACAAG cTCATGAACCACAAAATGAAGCTGAAGTTGAAAGAAAATTTACTGCGTTTACTGGCTTTGGAAGAAGGCTGGATGGAAAGCCAGCAAAGGAGGTTTTCTCAAGCGATTCTTCACCAATGCAAGACAAAAAGTCTGAAACTGCAAGTAGTACGAAGCCAATATCACCTTCAACTTCCGAGGCCAGCACTTCCCGCCAAACTAAGGGGAAGCTTGTTTTTGGTTCAAATGCAAACCGTGCTCCAAAAGAAGGCCAG GTTGCCCCTAAGGAAACAAAAGAACCTGCAAAGGAAGAAGAACCGAAGTTCCAGCCATTTACTGGGAAGAAATATTCATTGAAGGGTTAA